The Alteromonas stellipolaris genome includes a region encoding these proteins:
- a CDS encoding flagellar protein MotY produces the protein MRQYSATVETSNWEVVDASRLQCTLNHPLPGYGDAMFTSVASKRLNMEFELDMHLLPNRFDVAAVYSVPPKWMPGVAPKTIADMTLRTQYNGDLPQDAAWTMLSELEKGFWPTIYYQDWYNEYDKVSVALNASNFSKVYRDFVKCVSNLLPYNFDDIAYTVLSYQKNSTELTKYSQKRLTMIGEYLKEDSDLELVLLDGYTDSYGGRWNNEQLSIRRANEVKSYLTTIGVPDDRIQLTGHGEKRHIANNDTRESRAQNRRVVVRLSKS, from the coding sequence ATGCGTCAGTATTCTGCTACGGTAGAAACGTCTAACTGGGAAGTGGTTGATGCATCGCGTTTGCAATGTACATTGAACCATCCTTTACCCGGTTACGGCGATGCCATGTTTACAAGCGTGGCTTCTAAACGGCTTAATATGGAATTTGAGCTAGACATGCATTTATTGCCTAACCGCTTCGATGTAGCTGCTGTTTATTCTGTACCGCCAAAGTGGATGCCGGGTGTAGCGCCTAAAACCATCGCCGATATGACATTGCGCACGCAATATAACGGTGACCTTCCGCAAGACGCTGCATGGACTATGCTAAGTGAACTCGAAAAAGGCTTCTGGCCTACCATTTATTATCAAGACTGGTATAACGAATACGATAAAGTGAGTGTTGCATTAAACGCCAGTAATTTCTCGAAGGTGTATCGAGACTTCGTTAAGTGTGTGTCTAACTTATTGCCTTACAACTTCGACGATATTGCCTATACGGTGTTGTCGTATCAGAAAAACAGTACCGAACTGACTAAGTATTCTCAAAAGCGCCTAACAATGATTGGGGAATACCTAAAAGAAGATAGCGACTTAGAGTTAGTATTGCTTGATGGCTATACCGATAGCTATGGCGGGCGATGGAACAACGAACAATTATCTATACGCCGAGCCAATGAAGTAAAAAGCTACTTAACTACCATAGGCGTGCCCGATGACAGAATTCAACTGACGGGGCACGGTGAGAAGCGCCATATAGCAAATAACGATACCCGAGAGTCGCGAGCGCAAAATAGAAGGGTAGTAGTGCGGTTATCTAAATCTTAG